From one Pseudactinotalea sp. HY158 genomic stretch:
- a CDS encoding DUF2568 domain-containing protein, which translates to MIRFRADPGGDQFYALKTFRADGSAAITPIWLAPVGSGWFGYTPARSWKVRRIERNPQIELAPCQFDGTPLSEWRRGRAGILPTRLRGEATRALRRKYGRKFDVFALTLALGRPRRHGGPAVGLAIRLDGETPEPNPAGRRPSALEPAPADTPPRPDGPSRRGPRRGGPSPLDVAVFLDELLLLAAYAVGGARSVDGPVAGVLLAFALPIGAGLVWGRWLAPRARHRLGRTGALAVKLTLFTAAAGLLAATGLSPWAIAFWAGSLPLVIASERRR; encoded by the coding sequence ATGATCCGATTCCGCGCGGACCCCGGCGGTGATCAGTTCTACGCGCTCAAGACCTTCCGGGCCGACGGGTCCGCCGCCATCACGCCGATCTGGCTGGCGCCGGTGGGGTCCGGGTGGTTCGGCTACACCCCCGCCCGCTCGTGGAAGGTTCGCCGGATCGAGCGCAATCCCCAGATCGAGCTGGCTCCCTGCCAGTTCGACGGCACCCCCTTGAGCGAGTGGCGCCGGGGCCGAGCGGGGATCCTTCCCACCCGGCTGCGAGGGGAGGCCACGCGCGCCCTGCGCCGCAAGTACGGCCGCAAGTTCGACGTCTTCGCACTCACCCTCGCGCTCGGACGGCCTCGACGCCACGGGGGACCCGCCGTCGGCCTGGCGATCCGGCTCGACGGTGAGACGCCCGAGCCGAACCCGGCCGGGCGTCGTCCCTCGGCGTTGGAGCCTGCTCCCGCCGACACTCCCCCGCGACCGGACGGTCCGTCGCGCAGGGGACCGAGACGGGGCGGGCCGTCGCCGCTCGACGTCGCGGTCTTCCTGGACGAACTGCTCCTCCTGGCCGCGTACGCGGTCGGCGGGGCCCGCTCGGTCGACGGGCCGGTCGCCGGCGTGTTGCTCGCGTTCGCCCTGCCGATCGGGGCGGGACTCGTCTGGGGACGGTGGTTGGCGCCGCGGGCCCGACACCGGCTCGGCCGCACCGGCGCGTTGGCCGTGAAGCTCACGCTGTTCACGGCCGCGGCCGGGCTCCTCGCCGCCACCGGCCTGTCACCCTGGGCGATCGCCTTCTGGGCGGGGTCACTCCCGCTCGTCATCGCCTCCGAACGCCGCCGCTGA
- a CDS encoding VOC family protein, with amino-acid sequence MRNPADDLLTHDELPPGYGTLNPFVAVRGPGGAPGFIRFTCDVLGARETRAARAVDADELLIHAEVRLGASTLMLCDAKPQWRFTPALLQVYVRDAGAVLDRAVEHRARVITDVSDFHGGQRLARFLDPWHNVWWLFEYGPASVAPSEAPDVVPTWRPDPSAPPSYAHRTIDAALTRLGPARSAAAFGGDDERAGGDLFCNEAVAWQESTARTAHPRPE; translated from the coding sequence ATGCGAAACCCAGCCGACGACCTGCTGACCCACGACGAACTACCGCCCGGATACGGGACCCTCAACCCGTTCGTCGCGGTCCGCGGCCCGGGCGGGGCGCCCGGATTCATCCGCTTCACCTGCGATGTCCTCGGTGCGCGCGAGACCCGCGCGGCCCGCGCCGTCGACGCCGATGAGTTGCTCATCCACGCGGAGGTGCGCCTCGGGGCCTCGACGCTCATGCTGTGCGACGCCAAGCCGCAGTGGCGGTTCACTCCCGCGCTGCTGCAGGTGTACGTGCGCGACGCGGGCGCGGTGCTCGATCGGGCCGTGGAGCACCGCGCCCGCGTGATCACCGACGTGAGCGACTTCCACGGCGGCCAGCGATTGGCCCGGTTCCTCGACCCCTGGCACAACGTGTGGTGGCTCTTCGAGTACGGGCCCGCCAGCGTGGCTCCGAGCGAGGCGCCCGACGTCGTGCCCACCTGGCGGCCCGATCCGTCGGCGCCGCCGAGCTACGCACACCGCACGATCGACGCGGCGTTGACGCGGCTCGGGCCGGCCCGATCAGCGGCGGCGTTCGGAGGCGATGACGAGCGCGCGGGCGGCGACCTCTTCTGCAATGAAGCGGTGGCGTGGCAGGAGTCGACCGCACGAACAGCGCATCCACGTCCCGAGTGA
- a CDS encoding alginate lyase family protein: protein MKRRTVLRLGLAGAAATIVPIEAAGAANATAGASRQLTVWLTDLELETIAHFVEWGMAPRAQAYDDLVVGSRAADLARAADTTPVEPLFYVGPFYETPEELRELSLRFRADAHAAYRLALGYYVTGGRELAAAARSLVLRWHAIETLSPKDDTPLVWANQFPEFVWAADVLRRHSDVWHSADETLFRDLVTRGLALDPSHRTNNWGSWGVVLRLTSAAYLGDRPLFDSGITRWRELLESQFDHRGWQPAEIGRNNDTGNRGICYSHFNLHPLTLAAQIAQNNRVFLFPEKNSAGAGLEEGFETVMRWAADPEQFSRDTGYWPEEYECTRLNGAAPSYNYGYGEILDLYFPNRDFRRWARADRPLSFNWTGSMLTVTHGQAF from the coding sequence GTGAAACGACGTACAGTGCTACGGCTCGGACTCGCCGGAGCCGCCGCGACGATCGTCCCGATCGAGGCCGCCGGCGCCGCGAACGCGACCGCCGGTGCGAGCCGGCAGCTGACCGTGTGGCTCACCGACCTGGAACTCGAGACGATCGCGCATTTCGTCGAGTGGGGGATGGCTCCCCGGGCGCAGGCCTACGACGACCTCGTGGTGGGCAGCCGGGCCGCAGACCTCGCCCGGGCGGCCGACACCACGCCGGTCGAGCCGCTGTTCTACGTCGGCCCGTTCTACGAGACCCCGGAGGAGCTGCGCGAACTCTCGCTGCGGTTCCGCGCCGACGCCCATGCGGCATACCGACTGGCGCTCGGCTACTACGTGACCGGGGGTCGCGAACTCGCCGCCGCCGCCCGGAGCCTCGTCCTGCGCTGGCACGCCATCGAGACTCTCTCCCCGAAGGACGACACCCCGCTCGTGTGGGCCAACCAGTTCCCGGAGTTCGTGTGGGCGGCCGACGTCCTCCGCCGGCACAGCGACGTGTGGCACAGCGCCGACGAGACGCTCTTCCGTGACCTCGTCACCCGAGGGCTCGCCCTCGACCCGTCCCACCGCACGAACAACTGGGGCAGCTGGGGAGTCGTGCTGCGGCTGACCAGCGCGGCCTACCTCGGCGACCGCCCCCTCTTCGATTCCGGAATCACCCGCTGGCGGGAGCTGCTCGAGAGCCAGTTCGATCACCGCGGTTGGCAGCCGGCGGAGATCGGCCGCAACAACGACACCGGCAATCGCGGCATCTGCTACTCGCACTTCAACCTGCACCCGCTCACCCTCGCCGCGCAGATCGCCCAGAACAACCGGGTCTTCCTCTTCCCGGAGAAGAACTCCGCCGGCGCGGGGCTGGAGGAGGGCTTCGAGACCGTCATGCGCTGGGCCGCCGATCCCGAGCAGTTCTCGCGCGATACGGGCTATTGGCCCGAGGAGTACGAGTGCACCCGACTCAACGGGGCGGCGCCGTCGTACAACTACGGCTACGGCGAGATTCTCGACCTGTACTTCCCCAACCGCGACTTCCGGCGCTGGGCGCGGGCGGACCGCCCGTTGAGCTTCAACTGGACGGGCAGCATGCTCACGGTCACGCACGGACAGGCCTTCTAG
- a CDS encoding SDR family oxidoreductase, giving the protein MRHRPVQMRGATVVVTGGGRGLGRRMAWEAARRGADVVLWDADLDVAERAAERIGEFGGRCRADRVDVTDEAAVVAATERAGEVDVVVNNAGIVSGGELLANSSEQIRRTFAVNVLGAYWTTRALLPGMLERDRGAVVNIASAAGLTGVARQTDYSASKHAVIGFTESLRAELRGRPRCSVRTLLVCPYYIDTGMFGGVTTRFPHLLPILHEPDVARSVIDSVERGREVLILPRLVRFLPALRLLPSPMFDRAMDFLGVNHTMDHFVGHGGGRSGP; this is encoded by the coding sequence ATGAGACATCGTCCGGTGCAGATGCGCGGTGCCACCGTCGTGGTCACCGGTGGCGGGCGCGGCCTGGGACGCCGGATGGCGTGGGAAGCCGCGCGCCGGGGCGCGGACGTCGTTCTCTGGGACGCCGACCTCGACGTCGCCGAGCGGGCTGCCGAGCGGATCGGCGAATTCGGGGGCCGGTGCCGGGCCGATCGGGTCGACGTCACCGACGAGGCCGCGGTCGTCGCGGCGACCGAACGCGCGGGCGAGGTGGACGTCGTCGTCAATAATGCGGGGATCGTCAGCGGCGGCGAGCTGCTCGCGAACTCGAGCGAGCAGATCAGGCGCACGTTCGCCGTCAACGTGCTCGGCGCGTACTGGACCACGCGCGCGCTGCTGCCGGGGATGCTCGAGCGCGATCGCGGCGCGGTCGTGAACATCGCGAGCGCGGCCGGGCTCACCGGCGTCGCCCGGCAGACCGACTATTCGGCGAGCAAGCATGCCGTGATCGGGTTCACCGAGTCGCTGCGGGCGGAGCTGCGGGGACGGCCGCGCTGCTCGGTGCGCACGCTGCTCGTGTGCCCGTACTACATCGATACCGGGATGTTCGGCGGCGTGACCACGCGGTTCCCGCACCTGCTGCCGATCCTGCACGAACCCGACGTGGCCCGCTCCGTGATCGACTCGGTCGAGCGCGGCCGGGAGGTGCTCATCCTGCCGCGGCTCGTGCGCTTCCTGCCGGCGCTGCGGCTGCTGCCGAGCCCCATGTTCGACCGGGCGATGGACTTCCTCGGGGTCAACCACACGATGGACCACTTCGTGGGGCATGGGGGCGGGCGCAGCGGGCCCTGA
- a CDS encoding ribbon-helix-helix protein, CopG family — protein MGDVSAVISVRLRGDEIDALERAAAAAGVPLSTFIRQAALSVASPLDMRAVSAQAETFEIEARRLLALLRGKAS, from the coding sequence GTGGGCGACGTCTCGGCCGTCATCTCGGTGCGGCTACGCGGTGATGAGATCGACGCGCTGGAACGGGCGGCGGCCGCGGCGGGTGTTCCGCTGAGTACGTTCATCCGGCAGGCGGCCCTGAGCGTCGCGAGCCCCCTCGACATGCGAGCGGTCAGCGCACAGGCCGAGACCTTCGAGATCGAGGCCCGCCGACTGCTGGCGCTGCTGCGCGGCAAGGCGTCCTGA
- a CDS encoding fructosamine kinase family protein — MAQRVGARAYGRRVSDVVKENPDAPAGAFEAEAAGLRWLAAAGARVAEVRDVSARRIVLERIEPAAPTARAARDFGRSLATTHGAGARAFGARPDGWDGPLFIGRLEQPAAAETSWGAFYARDRVACFLERAVANGNLDRAGAEVVREACELVASGALDDDEPPARIHGDLWNGNLLFSPEGAVLIDPAAHGGHRETDLAMLDLFGAPHLNEIVRGYESVHPLRDGWRERIPLHQLHPLAVHAVGHGPAYGRLLIDAARATCALA; from the coding sequence CTGGCACAACGCGTGGGCGCTCGCGCGTACGGTAGGCGGGTGAGCGACGTCGTCAAGGAGAACCCCGACGCGCCCGCGGGCGCGTTCGAGGCGGAGGCGGCGGGCCTGCGCTGGCTCGCCGCAGCCGGTGCGCGCGTGGCCGAGGTCCGAGACGTGTCGGCGAGGCGGATCGTGCTCGAGCGCATCGAGCCGGCCGCGCCGACCGCTCGGGCCGCCCGCGACTTCGGCCGGTCGCTCGCGACCACCCACGGCGCCGGCGCCCGGGCGTTCGGCGCCAGGCCCGACGGCTGGGACGGGCCGCTGTTCATCGGCCGCCTCGAGCAGCCGGCCGCCGCCGAGACGAGTTGGGGAGCCTTCTACGCCCGCGACCGCGTGGCCTGCTTCCTCGAGCGCGCGGTCGCGAACGGCAACCTGGATCGCGCCGGAGCGGAGGTGGTGCGCGAGGCGTGCGAGCTCGTGGCCTCCGGCGCGCTCGACGACGACGAGCCGCCCGCCCGCATCCACGGCGACCTGTGGAACGGGAACCTGCTCTTCTCCCCGGAGGGCGCGGTGCTCATCGACCCGGCCGCGCACGGCGGCCACCGCGAGACCGACCTCGCGATGCTCGACCTGTTCGGGGCGCCCCATCTGAACGAGATCGTGCGCGGATACGAATCGGTGCACCCGCTGCGCGACGGGTGGCGAGAACGCATCCCGCTGCACCAACTGCACCCGCTCGCCGTGCACGCCGTCGGCCACGGGCCCGCATACGGACGCCTGCTCATCGACGCGGCCCGCGCCACCTGCGCACTGGCGTGA
- a CDS encoding PadR family transcriptional regulator, whose protein sequence is MDEEWPSDWLRGVLETMALAVVSEGETYGYLIAAQLADAGMGTIKGGTLYPVLNRLERERALSSQWRQGDGGPGRKYYRITGAGRDRLEEQRARWHTFTERASSIMRVQGNGAEHDHG, encoded by the coding sequence ATGGATGAGGAGTGGCCGAGCGATTGGCTTCGCGGCGTGCTGGAGACGATGGCCCTGGCGGTGGTCTCCGAGGGCGAGACGTATGGGTACCTCATCGCTGCGCAGCTGGCCGATGCGGGGATGGGAACGATCAAGGGTGGAACGCTCTACCCGGTCTTGAACCGTCTCGAACGAGAGCGAGCGCTCAGTTCGCAGTGGCGTCAGGGTGATGGCGGCCCCGGCCGGAAGTACTACCGGATCACCGGGGCGGGGCGTGATCGACTCGAGGAGCAGCGCGCGCGGTGGCACACGTTCACGGAGCGAGCGTCGTCGATCATGCGGGTGCAAGGGAACGGAGCTGAGCATGACCACGGTTGA
- a CDS encoding dihydrofolate reductase family protein, which yields MGLIHIDLFTTLDGVAQAPGGPEEDPEGGFAFGGWQAPLFDDLVGEQIDAGMEGMDALLLGRRTYDIFAGYWPGERGPMAERLNRLPKYVASRSTRDLRWNNSTQLGPDLAAVRELRIRHEHVHVIGSLDLVQTLFAERFFDRLTLWVYPILLGGGKKVFAGGAVPTSLELLEPVVASPKGAIMQRYALREGTPEVGDMAELDQDE from the coding sequence ATGGGACTCATCCACATCGACCTGTTCACCACGCTCGACGGCGTCGCACAGGCGCCCGGCGGCCCGGAGGAGGACCCCGAGGGCGGGTTCGCATTCGGGGGCTGGCAGGCGCCGCTGTTCGACGATCTCGTCGGCGAGCAGATCGACGCCGGCATGGAGGGCATGGACGCACTGCTGCTCGGACGCCGCACCTACGACATCTTCGCGGGCTATTGGCCGGGCGAGCGGGGCCCGATGGCCGAGCGGCTCAACCGTCTTCCCAAGTACGTGGCCTCACGCAGCACCCGCGACCTCCGCTGGAACAACTCCACCCAGCTCGGTCCGGACCTCGCCGCCGTGCGGGAACTGCGGATCCGGCATGAGCACGTCCACGTGATCGGCAGCCTCGACCTCGTTCAAACGCTGTTCGCGGAGCGGTTCTTCGACAGGCTCACGCTGTGGGTGTATCCGATCCTCCTCGGCGGCGGCAAGAAGGTCTTCGCCGGCGGCGCCGTGCCCACGAGCCTCGAGCTCCTCGAGCCGGTCGTCGCCTCCCCGAAGGGCGCGATCATGCAGCGCTACGCGCTCCGCGAGGGCACCCCGGAGGTCGGCGACATGGCCGAACTCGACCAGGACGAATAG
- a CDS encoding type II toxin-antitoxin system Phd/YefM family antitoxin, protein MRTMSYSESWARYAETLDAVIDDRVEVVITRAGREPVVMVALDEYKSLKETIYLLRSPANARRLLESIDGLEKGRGTEHDPVE, encoded by the coding sequence GTGCGCACGATGTCGTACTCGGAGTCCTGGGCCAGGTACGCGGAGACTCTCGACGCTGTGATCGACGACCGCGTGGAGGTCGTCATCACCCGAGCGGGTCGTGAACCGGTCGTCATGGTGGCGCTCGACGAATACAAGTCCCTCAAGGAGACCATCTACCTGCTTCGTAGCCCCGCCAATGCTCGTCGGCTGCTCGAGTCGATCGACGGGTTGGAGAAGGGGCGCGGCACCGAGCACGACCCGGTCGAATGA